The Mangifera indica cultivar Alphonso chromosome 8, CATAS_Mindica_2.1, whole genome shotgun sequence genome has a window encoding:
- the LOC123223603 gene encoding LOW QUALITY PROTEIN: NKAP family protein-like (The sequence of the model RefSeq protein was modified relative to this genomic sequence to represent the inferred CDS: inserted 1 base in 1 codon): protein MDTSVDYRRRSRYRSSARSRSRSRSCSRSYSPKYSSPRRRTGSPEGNYKQTLNSLTKRFGKSNRGYRNGYDSASESDEELKGLSYMEYRWQKRQKMRKSXEHCFWNATPSPPRNENDDLENEKPDEICDKYGGNEENGKTESGKSENSESESDDLQAKNKGRKNQSEYEESESSEFDSDTDPESDDSSSRKKKRKSRRSRRKNRKYSESEDDDESDSEEEEDRKGRKSRNRSHRRSKKRRSSKKKRGKRKSKYSDSDERESEESKTDESDASWSSDDIQDKSKKPKLSSSSRSKPSKKERKSETLSDENLDKEMVDEAKQAEINAEVLKFKEMIESQKKPALDNETVVGPMPLPRAEGHISYGGALRPGEGDAIAQYVQQGKRIPRRGEVGLSADEIQKFENLGYVMSGSRHQRMNAIRIRKENQVYSAEDKRALAMFNYEEKAKREHKVMADLQRLVQRHIGQDIGPTHDPFATKDGFVAGDIWIIART from the exons ATGGACACTTCGGTCGATTATCGCCGCCGTTCCCGTTACCGTTCCAGCGCACGTTCTCGTTCCCGTTCCCGCTCTTGCTCGCGCTCATATTCTCCAAAATATAGTAGCCCTAGAAGGAGAACGGGAAGTCCCGAAGGCAACTACAAGCAAACCCTAAACTCCCTGACGAAACGATTTGGTAAGAGCAACCGAGGCTATCGGAATGGATATGATTCGGCATCGGAATCTGATGAGGAATTGAAGGGGCTGAGCTACATGGAGTACCGATGGCAAAAGAGGCAGAAAATGCGTAAAT ATGAACACTGTTTTTGGAATGCTACGCCGAGTCCCCCGAGGAATGAGAACGATGATTTGGAGAATGAAAAGCCTGACGAGATTTGTGATAAATACGGAGGTAATGAAGAGAATGGGAAAACCGAATCTGGAAAATCGGAGAATTCTGAGTCTGAATCCGACGATTTACAGGCCAAGAATAAGGGGAGAAAGAATCAATCTGAGTATGAGGAATCAGAGAGCAGTGAGTTTGATTCTGATACCGATCCTGAATCTGATGATTCAAGTTctaggaagaagaagagaaagagtaGGAGATCGAGGCGTAAAAATAGGAAGTATAGTGAGTCGGAAGATGATGATGAGAGTGATtctgaagaggaagaagatagAAAAGGAAGGAAGAGCCGAAATAGGTCACACAGGAGGAGTAAGAAAAGAAGAAGCAGTAAAAAAAAGAGAGGTAAAAGAAAGAGTAAGTATAGTGATTCTGATGAGCGTGAGAGTGAGGAAAGCAAAACTGATGAATCTGATGCCAGTTGGTCATCAGATGATATTCAGGATAAATCGAAGAAGCCAAAGCTTTCTTCGAGTTCAAGGTCCAAACCAAGTAAGAAAGAGCGAAAGTCTGAAACTTTGAGTGATGAGAATTTAGATAAGGAGATGGTGGATGAGGCCAAGCAGGCTGAAATCAATGCTGAGGTGCTTAAGTTTAAAGAAATGATTGAATCTCAGAAGAAACCTGCTCTAGATAATGAAACAGTGGTGGGTCCGATGCCCTTACCTAGAGCTGAAGGGCATATAAGTTATGGTGGTGCACTGAGGCCGGGAGAAGGTGATGCAATTGCTCAGTATGTGCAACAAGGGAAGCGTATTCCTCGAAGAGGTGAAGTTGGTCTTTCTGCAGATGAAATTCAGAAGTTTGAGAATCTTGGGTATGTGATGAGTGGTAGTAGGCACCAGAGGATGAATGCCATTCGTATAAGAAAGGAAAACCAGGTTTACAGTGCAGAGGACAAACGAGCATTGGCCATGTTTAACTATGAGGAGAAGGCGAAACGGGAGCATAAGGTTATGGCTGATTTGCAGCGGTTGGTGCAGCGTCACATTGGGCAGGATATTGGTCCTACCCATGATCCTTTTGCTACAAAAGATG GTTTTGTTGCTGGAGACATCTGGATTATTGCTCGAACATAG